One region of Theileria equi strain WA chromosome 4 map unlocalized gcontig_1105316255039, whole genome shotgun sequence genomic DNA includes:
- a CDS encoding conserved hypothetical protein (encoded by transcript BEWA_052540A), which yields MGDDKEGSKKSVPSSVSVVLDITKGIDEKAFQVVRQKPYDIQITTYIPRKGHILTKILEGSSIIWIGSWDDDEKCTKVSICSHNGQFLAHLHTVEPGFSERTSHYMKLKRSWNVISEDVFYERFTRLVFSNSILYPLTLDIGKVVDTFHFFVNRSEKLPFSIYMPTPGYILSRVFDGLTTIWKSNSIYETCAYVSVYPNIGKPLLAHLIIANSKGDDEALFFRKALMRWKPISKDEYTSKLEEVGLKQYELKTTIGFDIIHPDTNKFNIKLSYIANIHTYISVPLPGFKVNRVIDDGFPIWKAKDDEKCVYICYSTDEKDPFLSHLLISDSENNCRLVYYSKHLDGTWTEIDSLKYFSILTNRNDPIYTHTVEEPRLLMSSFKNKDGLRIKTYASRVDDPKGSVILVHGLRSHFRSTFCKYNYNWNCKTFGFPIFPTISTVTNVQTESIYNDLKFGLGKDKYKYFFENTCLDGIDAFSISSRYEYEGSFMECLNRMGYNVYGLDLQSHGLSESQTEKRCYVSDFKDYVYDVLQFVSIVKRGKFGDPNQVYNERTIYKAHSTDAKYHILGSSMGSNIVMQAVQEFHKNAKKEAKFMDSLIFPSGILNVNGLNAHKKKFGDQITKILLSFAPKTDNPLDNPFGYGETFGTYLRFKDPMFFIKRMTPKAFVSSLNAHSYATENMTFYPSYLPALFIDVSGDSIPNARERKNAIYNHLRGRENVKFVEVEGNCHNTIAPQFLSNVAPILNDWLGNIANNPLTEESA from the exons GTTTCAATATGTTCACACAATGGCCAATTTTTAGCTCATTTACATACAGTGGAGCCAGGGTTCTCTGAAAGGACGAGTCATTACATGAAGTTAAAGCGATCATGGAATGTCATTAGCGAAGATGTCTTCTACGAAAGATTCACACGTTTGGTATTTAGTAATTCTATACTCTACCCATTGACTTTGGATATTGGAAAAGTTGTGGATACATTCCATTTCTTTGTAAATCGGTCGGAAAAACttccattttcaatttATATGCCAACTCCAGGGTATATTTTGAGTAGAGTTTTTGATGGTCTTACTACCATTTGGAAGAGTAACTCCATTTATGAGACTTGTGCATACGTTAGCGTATATCCTAACATTGGAAAACCTTTGCTTGCGCATTTGATAATTGCTAATTCTAAGGGTGATGATGAAGCACTGTTTTTCAGGAAAGCTCTAATGCGTTGGAAACCGATTTCTAAAGATGAATACACTAGTAAGCTAGAGGAAGTTGGACTAAAACAGTATGAGTTAAAGACAACAATCGGATTTGACATAATTCATCCAGATACAAACAAATTTAACATCAAGCTTTCATATATCGCAAACATCCACACTTACATATCGGTGCCACTCCCAGGATTCAAGGTGAATAGAGTTATAGATGATGGATTTCCAATTTGGAAagctaaagatgatgaaaaatgcgTATATATTTGCTATTCTACGGATGAAAAAGACCCATTCTTGTCTCACCTATTGATTTCTGACTCTGAAAACAATTGCAGACTCGTTTACTATTCAAAGCATTTAGATGGCACTTGGACTGAAATAGACAGTctcaaatatttttcaatacTTACCAATAGGAATGATCCAATTTACACACACACTGTTGAGGAACCACGGCTACTAATGAGTAGTTTCAAAAATAAGGACGGTCTTAGGATAAAGACTTATGCATCAAGAGTGGATGATCCAAAGGGAAGTGTAATTCTTGTTCATGGACTTCGTTCCCATTTCAGATCTACATTTTGTAAGTATAATTACAATTGGAACTGCAAAACCTTTGGATTCCCAATTTTTCCAACTATTTCAACTGtaacaaatgtacaaaCTGAATCAATCTACAATGATTTGAAGTTTGGTTTAGGTAAagataaatataaatatttcttTGAGAATACGTGTCTGGATGGAATTGATGCATTTTCAATATCGTCAAGATACGAATATGAGGGAAGTTTTATGGAATGCCTCAATAGGATGGGTTACAATGTATATGGTTTAGACTTGCAATCACACGGTCTTTCTGAATCCCAAACAGAGAAACGATGCTATGTTAGTGATTTCAAGGATTACGTTTATGACGTGCTTCAGTTTGTGAGTATCGTCAAGAGAGGTAAATTTGGGGACCCCAATCAAGTTTATAATGAGAGAACTATCTACAAGGCCCATTCTACTGATGCCAAGTATCATATTCTAGGAAGCTCCATGGGTAGTAATATTGTTATGCAAGCCGTGCAAGAGTTTCACAAAAACGCTAAAAAGGAAGCCAAATTCATGGATTCTCTGATTTTTCCATCAGGAATATTGAATGTAAATGGTTTGAATGCACATAAAAAGAAATTTGGTGATCAAATAACTAAAATTCTTTTATCATTTGCACCAAAAACGGACAACCCTTTAGACAATCCATTTGGTTACGGGGAAACTTTTGGAACGTATCTGAGATTCAAG GATCCTATGTTTTTTATTAAGAGGATGACCCCTAAGGCGTTCGTTTCGTCATTGAATGCCCATAGTTATGCAACAGAAAACATGACCTTTTACCCTTCGTATTTGCCTGCTTTATTCATAGATGTTTCGGGTGATTCTATTCCAAATGCAAGG GAACGCAAGAACGCAATATATAATCACTTGAGGGGTAGAGAGAATGTGAAGTTTGTGGAAGTGGAGGGTAATTGTCACAATACAATAGCTCCGCAGTTTTTATCAAATGTAGCTCCAATTTTGAACGATTGGCTTGGTAATATAGCCAACAATCCTTTGACAGAAGAGTCAGCCTAA